A region of the Exiguobacterium aurantiacum DSM 6208 genome:
GAAGCTCGACGTAGACGTCGCCCCGGTCCCCGGACTGTCCGACTTTGCTGCTCTTGCCTTTCAGACGGAGCTTCTGTCCTTCGTGCGCCCCTTTTGGAATCTTCACATTGACCGTTCCCGTCTGAAGTCGCAGGCTTACTTTCGAGTCGGACGTCAGCTGGCTGAGCGGCACGTTGACACGGACCGTTTCATCCAAGTCCTCTTCGACCGCCTGATCGAAGAAGCTGCCAAACATGTCCTCGAAACCGAACGTGCGCGACGTCGTCCGAGAACCGCCCCCAAATTGGCGGAACAAGTCCTCAAACTGGGCCGAACCTTCGCCATACCCGTCGCCGCTATAAGTCCCTTGGCCGAACGTTGGTCCTTCGGCGCTTCCGTAACGGTCATAGTTCGCTTTCTTCTCCGGGTCGCTCAACACGTCAAACGCTTCTTGGATCGCCTTGAACTTGTCTT
Encoded here:
- a CDS encoding DnaJ C-terminal domain-containing protein is translated as MAKNYYDVLGVSKQASDQDIKRAYRKLAKQYHPDVNKDPGAQDKFKAIQEAFDVLSDPEKKANYDRYGSAEGPTFGQGTYSGDGYGEGSAQFEDLFRQFGGGSRTTSRTFGFEDMFGSFFDQAVEEDLDETVRVNVPLSQLTSDSKVSLRLQTGTVNVKIPKGAHEGQKLRLKGKSSKVGQSGDRGDVYVELHFTDDETYRREGSNVITVKRLRPLAFLDGTEVVVATLDGGRVKLKVKPGSRPGQRMRIPGRGFMTAAKVRSDLFVQLEVELPLDAAHRSVYEQLER